AAAGTGGGAAGTTTCCAtacatataaaatttatattgttaaatattatttacatataAATTTCGATTCTTTATTTACAGGTGacttctttaaaaattgaatataaaaggaaaataatacttattattatatctgCACAATGAGTTGGGTGGATATATACTCTCCCCATGCCATACATATCTAGCCTCTTCTATCTATTTTGTTCAGTTTTCTTGCAGTTTTGGCGTTATTTCTTGTGTTTTGACCTCTTGCAGGTAGTCCCAAAGTATGTCTCATACCTCTATAAGAACCTATCTTCTTCAATCGTTGGATATTATCCTTCACGACCGCTCTTGCATCACCTTCTATTGTCATATTAGACAATTCACTAGTTATGCTCATTACTTGTGGTTCTGATAATTGGTGCATTCTCATCCATGGATAGAATCCTAGCTTTGAGCATAATTTT
The nucleotide sequence above comes from Tetrapisispora phaffii CBS 4417 chromosome 3, complete genome. Encoded proteins:
- the SWS2 gene encoding mitochondrial 37S ribosomal protein uS13m (similar to Saccharomyces cerevisiae SWS2 (YNL081C); ancestral locus Anc_2.213) is translated as MVVHILGKAFKGKEVIKIALASKFYGIGTKTSEKLCSKLGFYPWMRMHQLSEPQVMSITSELSNMTIEGDARAVVKDNIQRLKKIGSYRGMRHTLGLPARGQNTRNNAKTARKLNKIDRRG